One part of the Mariniblastus fucicola genome encodes these proteins:
- the bioD gene encoding dethiobiotin synthase — protein MTAKPPYGLFVTGTDTEIGKTWVSTIIVRDLVKAGYRVGVYKPLASDSVSDGQNNISEDALQLWEAAGQPLTTKEVCPQCFQAPLSPHLAARAEGREVDSELVRSGIEAWADFDIVVVEGCGGLMSPVDDESFFADVAQDFGFPVLIVVDNRIGAINQGLQATIAANCYGEGLDVAGLILNDSQAFQGDQSRDSNFDQIASRSIAPVLTRVRYDAESCETEVDWMAIARREVVQPV, from the coding sequence ATGACTGCCAAACCACCATACGGACTGTTCGTTACCGGTACGGACACCGAAATCGGAAAAACCTGGGTGAGCACCATCATTGTTCGCGACCTTGTCAAAGCAGGCTATCGCGTCGGTGTGTACAAGCCGCTTGCCAGCGACAGCGTTTCCGATGGACAAAACAATATTTCAGAAGACGCACTGCAGTTGTGGGAAGCTGCTGGTCAGCCGTTGACGACGAAAGAAGTTTGCCCGCAGTGCTTTCAGGCGCCGCTGTCTCCGCATCTCGCGGCTCGAGCCGAAGGACGCGAAGTCGACTCGGAGCTGGTTCGCAGCGGTATCGAAGCGTGGGCTGATTTTGACATCGTGGTCGTCGAAGGATGCGGTGGACTGATGTCGCCGGTCGACGATGAAAGCTTCTTTGCTGACGTTGCCCAGGACTTTGGCTTTCCCGTGTTGATCGTTGTCGACAATCGAATCGGCGCCATCAATCAGGGGCTGCAGGCAACGATCGCGGCCAACTGCTACGGCGAAGGTCTCGATGTCGCCGGGCTCATTCTCAACGACTCCCAGGCGTTTCAGGGCGACCAGAGTCGGGATTCAAACTTCGACCAAATCGCCAGCCGCAGCATCGCTCCGGTTCTGACCCGCGTTCGGTACGATGCAGAATCTTGCGAAACGGAAGTCGACTGGATGGCGATCGCCAGACGGGAAGTAGTCCAGCCCGTTTAG
- a CDS encoding carbon-nitrogen hydrolase, with amino-acid sequence MKKNNSVKVAAVQLPCVRDVQENLNRTMAAIRKAASEGANLICLQELFSSLYFCQSEDHEQFQLAETIPGPITEKISSLASELGVVIVAGIFERRAPGLFHNSAVIIESDGTIAGVYRKMHIPDDPFFYEKFYFTPGDLGFKCFDTSIGKVGVCICWDQWFPEAARLTALAGAEILVYPTAIGWQAPEKDTFGESQLSAWQTMMRSHAIANGVFLVAPNRVGLEDNIEFWGHSFIADPYGNIMTEADEHGPATVSADCDLTLIETARTHWPFLRDRRIDAYDGLTKRMLDDE; translated from the coding sequence ATGAAGAAAAACAATTCAGTGAAGGTTGCCGCCGTTCAGCTTCCTTGCGTCCGGGACGTCCAGGAAAATCTGAATCGAACGATGGCCGCAATCAGAAAGGCTGCTTCCGAAGGAGCCAACCTGATCTGTTTGCAGGAATTGTTTAGCAGCCTCTATTTTTGTCAATCCGAGGATCACGAACAGTTCCAGCTGGCAGAAACAATCCCCGGTCCAATCACCGAAAAAATCAGCTCGCTGGCATCCGAATTGGGCGTCGTTATTGTCGCCGGAATTTTCGAACGTCGTGCTCCGGGGCTATTTCACAATTCCGCTGTTATCATTGAATCGGACGGCACCATCGCCGGAGTCTACCGAAAGATGCACATTCCGGACGACCCTTTCTTCTACGAGAAGTTTTACTTTACGCCCGGCGACCTCGGATTCAAGTGCTTTGATACTTCGATTGGAAAAGTCGGCGTTTGTATCTGTTGGGATCAGTGGTTTCCCGAGGCTGCGAGGCTGACGGCGCTCGCTGGAGCCGAAATTTTGGTCTATCCGACGGCGATTGGCTGGCAGGCTCCAGAAAAGGACACTTTTGGTGAAAGTCAGCTTTCCGCCTGGCAGACCATGATGCGTTCGCACGCGATCGCCAACGGAGTGTTTCTGGTCGCCCCCAACCGCGTCGGGCTGGAAGACAATATCGAGTTCTGGGGTCACAGCTTCATTGCAGATCCCTATGGCAACATCATGACCGAAGCCGATGAACATGGCCCGGCAACGGTTTCAGCAGATTGCGATTTGACACTGATCGAAACCGCCCGGACGCACTGGCCGTTCTTGCGCGATCGCCGCATCGATGCGTATGACGGTTTGACAAAACGGATGCTGGACGACGAGTAG
- a CDS encoding enoyl-CoA hydratase/isomerase family protein, translating to MIQLNIESNVATLALADSKVNAMNIEWCQLFSAQLAELEHDDNVRAVVLTSAERVFSAGVDLKRVVAEEPQYVQPFIDSLSKCFRDAFVFPKPLVVAINGHAIAGGCIVASCGDFRVATPRARIGLPELRVGVPLPAIAIEIIRRVASPVALQAMLNSGANYRGKAAVEVGLADEIVEKESLLEAAREHADLLASIPHATFRLMKQQIREPSLVQADRLEEKFGQQVREVWNSSEIRAMIEQYAAKL from the coding sequence ATGATCCAACTCAATATCGAATCCAACGTCGCAACGCTCGCTCTCGCGGACTCAAAAGTCAACGCGATGAATATCGAATGGTGTCAGCTGTTTTCCGCACAGCTTGCTGAACTCGAACACGACGATAACGTTCGCGCCGTCGTGCTCACCTCAGCCGAGCGAGTGTTTTCCGCGGGAGTTGATCTCAAGCGTGTGGTCGCCGAAGAGCCGCAGTACGTGCAGCCGTTTATCGATTCATTATCAAAGTGTTTTCGTGACGCATTTGTCTTTCCCAAGCCGTTGGTTGTGGCGATCAACGGCCACGCCATCGCCGGCGGTTGTATTGTCGCCAGCTGCGGGGACTTTCGAGTGGCAACACCGCGAGCACGAATTGGTTTGCCCGAGTTGCGTGTTGGAGTTCCGTTGCCTGCGATTGCGATCGAAATTATCCGGCGAGTCGCCTCTCCGGTTGCGCTTCAGGCGATGCTCAATTCCGGCGCGAACTATCGAGGCAAAGCTGCCGTCGAAGTCGGTTTGGCGGACGAAATCGTAGAGAAAGAATCTTTATTGGAAGCAGCCCGCGAGCACGCTGATCTGCTTGCTTCGATTCCGCATGCGACGTTTCGACTGATGAAGCAGCAGATTCGCGAACCTTCGTTGGTTCAAGCCGATCGGCTGGAGGAGAAGTTTGGGCAGCAAGTTCGCGAAGTTTGGAACAGCTCGGAGATCCGCGCGATGATCGAACAGTACGCGGCGAAGCTGTAA
- the hisS gene encoding histidine--tRNA ligase: MSNLITPRTLRGFRDFLPEAMIPRERLIETAKQVYRSYGFVPIDTPALEYSEILCGKGSEETDRQMFRFNHGKHDVAMRFDLTVPLARFVAQNANELGMPFKRYHIAPVWRGERPQAGRYREFIQCDFDTIGTRSIASDIETGLVINDLMRAIGFEKFSIRVNNRKVLNGLLEKSGLAESSVPVLRALDKLAKIGRDGVAKEMAETTSASQPQIDEILKLAEVTGSNAEVLGQLEPLCSGNELAEEGLSQLRAVIEAAGAVGIGDANLQVDVSIARGLDYYTGTIYETFLDDLPSIGSICSGGRYDNLAQLYTKQELPGIGASLGLDRLLAAMQTLEMLPATRTTADVMVVQFSKDHLQSYLSMANQLRAAGIKTEVFPDAKKLNQQFKYADRRGFDAVLIAGDDELAAKKVQVKWLADGSQTELSTDGDCAEVVAWLNERLK, encoded by the coding sequence ATGTCAAACCTGATTACCCCCCGAACACTCCGTGGTTTTCGTGACTTTCTTCCGGAAGCCATGATCCCGCGCGAACGACTGATCGAAACCGCCAAACAGGTCTATCGATCCTACGGCTTTGTGCCGATCGACACACCGGCGCTGGAGTACTCTGAAATTCTCTGCGGCAAAGGTAGCGAAGAAACCGACCGGCAGATGTTCCGTTTCAATCATGGCAAGCACGACGTCGCCATGCGATTTGACTTGACGGTTCCACTGGCCCGATTCGTTGCCCAGAACGCGAACGAGCTTGGCATGCCGTTCAAGCGATACCACATCGCTCCCGTTTGGCGAGGCGAACGCCCGCAAGCTGGCCGCTATCGCGAATTCATTCAGTGCGATTTCGACACCATCGGCACGCGCTCGATCGCCAGCGACATTGAAACCGGTTTGGTGATCAATGATTTGATGCGAGCCATCGGGTTTGAGAAATTTTCCATCCGCGTCAACAACCGCAAAGTGCTCAACGGGCTGCTGGAGAAATCGGGCCTGGCTGAATCAAGCGTGCCGGTGCTGCGTGCGCTCGACAAGCTTGCGAAAATCGGGCGCGATGGAGTCGCCAAGGAGATGGCAGAGACGACTTCGGCGAGTCAGCCTCAAATCGATGAGATTCTGAAGCTTGCCGAAGTCACCGGTTCCAACGCAGAAGTCCTTGGGCAACTTGAACCGCTTTGCAGCGGCAACGAGCTGGCGGAAGAAGGGTTGTCGCAGCTAAGAGCCGTTATCGAAGCGGCCGGCGCGGTAGGAATTGGCGATGCGAATCTGCAAGTCGACGTTTCGATCGCCCGCGGGTTGGATTATTACACCGGAACGATCTACGAAACGTTTTTGGATGATCTGCCATCGATCGGCAGCATCTGTTCTGGAGGTCGCTACGACAATCTGGCTCAGCTTTACACCAAACAGGAACTGCCTGGCATTGGAGCGTCGCTTGGCCTGGACCGGTTGTTGGCCGCGATGCAGACTTTGGAAATGCTGCCCGCGACGCGAACGACGGCCGACGTGATGGTCGTTCAGTTTTCCAAAGATCATCTGCAAAGTTATCTGTCGATGGCCAATCAGTTGCGAGCAGCCGGGATCAAAACCGAAGTCTTCCCGGACGCCAAAAAACTGAACCAACAGTTCAAGTACGCCGACCGCCGTGGCTTCGACGCGGTGTTGATCGCGGGAGACGATGAGCTGGCGGCGAAGAAGGTTCAAGTCAAATGGCTCGCCGACGGGTCGCAGACCGAGTTGTCGACCGATGGCGATTGTGCTGAAGTTGTCGCCTGGTTGAACGAACGCTTGAAGTAG
- a CDS encoding YkgJ family cysteine cluster protein has translation MNKPKIRMRREDIRPDENLCDYCTAKCCRYFALSIDTPRTAADFDYLRWYLLHDRASLFVEGTTWYLLVHTTCKHLQDDHRCGIYETRPKICRDYTTHECEYDDSYTYDWYFETPEQIEEYANARFNTPETFRSPKPQLSVLN, from the coding sequence ATGAACAAACCCAAAATTCGCATGCGCCGCGAGGACATTCGCCCCGACGAAAACCTGTGTGACTACTGCACGGCCAAGTGCTGCCGCTATTTTGCGCTTTCGATTGATACGCCGCGAACCGCCGCGGATTTTGACTATCTACGCTGGTACCTGCTGCATGATCGAGCGTCACTGTTCGTTGAAGGCACGACTTGGTACTTGCTGGTGCATACGACTTGCAAACACCTTCAGGACGATCACCGCTGTGGCATTTACGAGACTCGGCCGAAGATTTGTCGCGACTACACGACGCACGAGTGCGAGTACGACGACTCGTACACCTACGATTGGTATTTCGAAACGCCCGAGCAGATTGAAGAGTATGCCAACGCCCGCTTCAACACGCCCGAAACATTTCGCTCGCCAAAGCCGCAGTTGTCCGTGCTGAACTAG
- a CDS encoding S41 family peptidase, which yields MIRSLLNALVILLTSALLLPAVSASAQQTANASDAKTTLTEGRSLEKSGRWGDALGLYQQFLRKHPVDKNIQRRRSVARLHFDLERRYSDSSFIRTVKTSETSAALTVYAEVLAKIQSYYVDTPNWSELASFGLTSLEIAMMDPEFRDANLPGISETQIRDAILQTREDLKSATVSSRHDAYLVAHKTAKSLEQRIGLRGQATVYEFVCGAISALDPYSGFMSASQYGESMSQIEGNFVGLGVELRTNEDHLHIVSVIEGGSADVHGLTKDDHIIAVDGNSVEQIGSEKAADMLRGPENSFVELTVARNQSHQKMRLERRRIEIPSVEDVSIVDREAGVGYLRLTNFQKTTPRDFDAALWKLHRQGMRSLIVDVRGNPGGLLQASVDIADKFVNDGVIVSTRGRNPMEDYTHRANTASTWRMPLIVLIDGNSASASEIFAAAIRDHKRGIIVGEKSYGKGSVQGIFPLNISGGGVRLTTAKFYSPHGNAISEVGVKADVLVHEVAKSSSLANSDQEDAGMRLGILEAKKLVMKSENVHQPVAGKTLSTNVSFSGR from the coding sequence ATGATTCGTTCACTTCTGAACGCACTGGTAATCTTGTTGACTTCAGCCTTGCTGTTGCCGGCAGTGAGCGCTTCGGCTCAACAAACCGCCAACGCTTCTGATGCCAAGACGACGCTCACCGAAGGTCGCAGTCTCGAAAAGAGCGGACGTTGGGGAGACGCACTCGGGCTCTACCAACAGTTTCTCCGCAAGCATCCGGTCGACAAAAACATTCAACGCCGCCGCTCGGTCGCACGATTGCACTTCGACCTTGAGCGACGCTATTCAGACAGCAGTTTCATCCGCACTGTGAAAACCAGCGAGACCTCTGCGGCGTTGACCGTATACGCAGAAGTGCTTGCCAAAATTCAGTCCTACTACGTCGACACGCCGAACTGGTCCGAGCTGGCGAGCTTTGGTTTGACCAGCCTTGAGATCGCGATGATGGATCCTGAGTTCCGCGACGCGAACTTGCCAGGCATTTCTGAAACACAGATTCGCGACGCGATTCTGCAAACACGCGAAGACCTCAAATCGGCCACTGTTAGCTCTCGACACGACGCCTATCTGGTCGCTCACAAAACAGCCAAATCGCTCGAACAGCGGATTGGCTTGCGGGGTCAGGCAACGGTCTATGAGTTCGTTTGCGGAGCCATTTCAGCACTCGATCCTTATTCTGGATTCATGTCGGCCAGCCAATATGGTGAGTCGATGTCTCAGATCGAAGGCAATTTTGTCGGGTTGGGGGTAGAGCTTCGTACGAATGAAGATCATCTGCACATTGTCAGTGTTATCGAAGGCGGATCTGCTGACGTTCACGGGCTGACGAAGGACGACCACATTATCGCCGTCGATGGAAACTCGGTCGAGCAAATCGGAAGCGAGAAAGCCGCTGACATGTTGCGTGGACCAGAGAACTCGTTCGTCGAACTGACGGTTGCTCGAAACCAGAGCCATCAGAAAATGCGACTGGAACGTCGACGTATCGAAATCCCAAGCGTAGAAGATGTCAGCATCGTCGATCGCGAAGCAGGAGTCGGCTACCTTCGATTGACCAACTTTCAAAAGACGACTCCTCGCGACTTTGACGCAGCTCTTTGGAAGCTTCATCGTCAGGGCATGCGTTCCCTGATCGTCGACGTTCGCGGAAACCCCGGAGGACTACTGCAGGCTTCTGTGGACATCGCGGACAAGTTCGTCAACGACGGAGTCATCGTTTCGACTCGCGGACGCAACCCGATGGAAGATTACACACACCGCGCCAATACGGCGAGTACCTGGAGAATGCCTTTGATCGTTCTGATCGATGGAAATTCAGCCAGTGCCAGCGAAATTTTTGCAGCCGCGATTCGCGATCACAAGCGAGGCATCATCGTCGGCGAAAAGAGCTATGGCAAAGGAAGCGTTCAAGGAATCTTCCCGTTGAACATCTCCGGCGGCGGCGTTCGCTTGACGACTGCAAAATTCTACTCGCCTCACGGAAATGCAATCAGTGAAGTCGGCGTCAAGGCAGACGTGCTGGTTCACGAAGTTGCCAAATCTTCAAGCTTGGCAAATTCGGATCAGGAAGATGCCGGAATGCGACTTGGAATCCTGGAAGCAAAGAAACTGGTCATGAAATCTGAAAATGTTCACCAGCCGGTAGCGGGTAAAACTCTATCGACGAACGTCAGTTTTTCAGGTCGGTAA
- a CDS encoding leucine-rich repeat domain-containing protein, which produces MSQSSTEQQGSSEGNPTTRKPSFRLRFGLKTFLAFVMLAGVFFGVIYPSIERAKNESDAISQLTSLYPADYSKPEFLYDYEMDGDDKKSPATPAWVRMILGEHCFSTVKSVRIIGGVNDNVESFEDVVSHLSKFKNLQELAVDGLGYRKDADFFEDYPDLRVLSLNSWSDLEDLSGLKDLNKLESLDLSMTSIRSIASVADCSGMKSIQLTGCELLEDIELVAGMPDLAILEQSYCSKVKSLDYLDRFENLENFGCSASEHVKSFDVSLIAKNRNLKSLMLSGFVSFENIELLNEFPNLVHLRLDHCRGFEQLPSLAKLTKLKTVILQNCDSLKSLHGIGDSGALTSLTLFGCKNLEDITPVSEFAGITSLDLQSCNLVDDFRPVSTMKSLKSIRLQGTNIKDLDMLKGLKLQGVFVMSCPNLADISGLSGIDEHASVWIQSCPKITQEMAFDVGDETGVLIQLF; this is translated from the coding sequence GTGTCTCAGTCATCGACCGAACAGCAAGGTTCGTCTGAGGGGAATCCGACGACCCGGAAGCCATCCTTTCGGTTGCGGTTCGGGCTGAAGACTTTTCTTGCATTTGTGATGCTGGCAGGCGTGTTTTTCGGCGTCATCTATCCATCTATAGAGCGAGCCAAAAATGAAAGCGATGCGATTTCACAGCTAACATCGCTTTATCCAGCGGATTATTCGAAACCTGAATTTCTGTACGACTATGAAATGGACGGCGACGATAAAAAATCACCGGCGACACCAGCATGGGTGCGGATGATTCTGGGAGAGCATTGTTTTTCGACCGTAAAGAGTGTGCGAATTATCGGCGGCGTGAACGACAATGTCGAGAGTTTTGAGGATGTCGTTTCCCATTTGTCGAAGTTCAAAAATCTTCAAGAGCTTGCTGTCGATGGTTTGGGATATCGCAAAGACGCTGATTTCTTTGAGGACTATCCGGACTTGCGTGTGCTCAGTTTGAATTCGTGGTCAGACCTCGAGGACCTTTCGGGACTGAAAGATCTGAACAAGCTCGAATCGCTTGATCTTTCGATGACCAGTATTCGTTCCATCGCTTCGGTTGCTGACTGTTCCGGAATGAAATCGATCCAGCTGACGGGATGTGAGTTGCTTGAAGATATCGAGTTGGTTGCCGGCATGCCAGATTTGGCGATATTGGAGCAGAGCTATTGCTCGAAGGTAAAGTCGCTTGACTACCTTGATCGCTTTGAGAATCTCGAAAATTTCGGATGCAGTGCCAGTGAACACGTCAAGAGTTTTGACGTTTCACTGATTGCAAAAAACAGGAACCTGAAATCGCTTATGCTTTCAGGGTTCGTGTCTTTTGAAAACATCGAACTGCTAAACGAGTTTCCGAACCTCGTACATCTAAGGCTCGATCATTGTCGAGGATTTGAGCAATTGCCCTCCCTCGCAAAATTGACGAAATTGAAAACTGTAATACTCCAGAATTGCGACTCACTCAAAAGCCTGCACGGCATCGGTGATTCGGGAGCACTTACTTCGCTGACGCTTTTCGGCTGCAAGAACCTGGAAGACATCACGCCGGTGTCCGAATTTGCTGGTATCACATCGTTGGATCTGCAAAGCTGCAACCTTGTCGACGATTTCCGTCCTGTTTCCACGATGAAATCGCTAAAGAGCATCAGGCTTCAAGGGACCAACATCAAAGACCTAGACATGCTCAAAGGACTAAAACTTCAAGGAGTGTTTGTCATGAGCTGTCCCAATCTCGCAGACATTAGCGGGCTATCTGGAATTGATGAGCACGCTTCTGTGTGGATACAGAGTTGTCCCAAAATAACCCAGGAAATGGCCTTCGATGTGGGAGACGAGACCGGAGTCCTCATTCAGCTATTTTGA
- a CDS encoding aspartate/ornithine carbamoyltransferase family protein, with product MSEFPEFQHLLNRTPEERDQEFQRHGRLKHLIFGSQLSIELLDRLCRSADMIRRLARDREGNADLRNLLPNRRAMLYFTQPSTRTFLSFMAACQILGITCNEVRDPKMSSEVKRESRTDSVRMFSSYFDVIIMRSQIANFAEVCAYMMNDLERTDRRSVPIVNAGAGSDEHPTQALLDMYTILRTFDFDENSLSRPSRLGSLQSDYPGLTTGAANKVYAFCGDIKRGRTVRSLATVLSQYSNVTMYFITPPHDELRVDDDLKSLLETAGVKVKEFESLEDTVDGTPILESIDCLYMTRIQREHNSDTTEAEIDSIDLSPFKLNRQRVDSMKSYAPILHPFPRDSIIGEIPTELDSDPRAMYFRQARNGMWARAALLVHLFDVNEALMEAHAKRFPGSA from the coding sequence ATGTCCGAGTTTCCTGAATTCCAGCATCTGCTCAATCGAACTCCTGAAGAACGCGATCAGGAATTTCAACGACATGGCCGCCTGAAGCATCTGATTTTCGGCAGTCAGTTATCGATCGAGTTACTGGATCGACTCTGCCGCAGCGCCGACATGATTCGCCGTTTGGCACGCGACCGCGAAGGCAATGCCGACCTTCGTAACTTGCTGCCGAACCGGCGGGCAATGCTGTACTTCACCCAGCCATCGACGCGTACGTTTCTTTCGTTCATGGCCGCTTGCCAAATTCTGGGCATCACGTGCAACGAAGTCCGCGACCCGAAGATGTCTTCCGAAGTCAAACGCGAATCCCGGACGGATTCGGTTCGCATGTTCAGTAGCTACTTCGACGTGATCATCATGCGTTCGCAGATCGCCAACTTCGCCGAAGTCTGTGCTTACATGATGAACGACCTTGAGCGAACAGATCGGCGGAGCGTACCGATCGTCAATGCCGGTGCTGGAAGCGACGAACATCCGACACAGGCTCTTTTGGACATGTACACGATCCTGCGAACGTTTGACTTCGACGAAAATTCGCTGTCGCGTCCCTCGCGGCTGGGCAGCCTGCAATCGGACTACCCAGGTTTGACGACCGGAGCCGCAAACAAAGTGTACGCTTTCTGCGGAGACATCAAACGTGGGCGAACGGTGCGGTCTCTGGCGACGGTACTTTCGCAGTACTCGAACGTGACGATGTACTTCATCACTCCGCCGCATGATGAGTTGCGAGTTGACGACGATCTGAAGTCTCTGCTGGAAACGGCGGGCGTCAAAGTCAAAGAGTTTGAATCACTTGAGGACACCGTCGATGGGACTCCGATTCTTGAATCGATCGACTGTCTTTACATGACACGGATTCAGCGCGAGCACAATTCGGACACGACCGAGGCTGAGATCGATTCGATTGACCTGTCACCGTTCAAGCTAAACCGACAGCGAGTTGACAGCATGAAATCCTATGCTCCGATCCTGCACCCCTTCCCTCGTGACAGCATCATTGGCGAGATTCCGACAGAGCTCGATTCGGATCCCCGAGCGATGTACTTTCGTCAGGCCCGCAACGGAATGTGGGCTCGAGCGGCGTTGCTGGTCCATTTATTCGACGTCAACGAAGCGTTGATGGAAGCTCATGCAAAGCGTTTTCCGGGATCGGCTTGA
- a CDS encoding O-antigen ligase family protein, whose translation MPLIVFLLLLVAIVWTLALARVKIPISELQKFSPLHLAALGVVLTGSVFGHDFFHASGGPIPITIDRLLLGGLLVLAAWSWLINRENLRSPNSMDVAIFGVVGILFFSTFTHDYKFSNNLPLSRLLFFYLMPLALYLVVRTAKMSRLDLAVVTFALGGFGVYLALTGIAEVKQFHSIVFPGYIVNSSTREFFGRGRGPFLNPVSNGVFQVIGFCCIWFWWPRSSQRVRFLILGASAIVAIGIYATLTRSVWMTLILVSGVGMWLTTSQSQKGTLVIVGTLAAILLFPVVGDKVLSFKRDKDVSASQMSESAQLRPLFFSVAMRMFEDRPMLGCGFGQYAREKYPYLQDAYTGKQLSKTRGYLQHNVFLAYLTELGLAGLMLLMVMLGVMARSAWVLWLDQKKSLAHRQFGLLLGAMLLGYSVNGMFHDTSIMPMLNTLLFFIAGIVNNIQTAPASESEAISESATTVPTHPSQRRGFPATS comes from the coding sequence GTGCCACTCATCGTCTTTCTTCTGCTCCTTGTCGCCATCGTTTGGACGTTGGCTTTGGCGCGCGTGAAGATACCCATTTCAGAGCTGCAGAAGTTCAGCCCGCTGCATTTGGCCGCGTTGGGTGTCGTGTTGACCGGATCGGTCTTTGGCCATGACTTCTTTCATGCTTCCGGCGGCCCGATCCCCATCACGATCGATCGCTTGCTGCTTGGCGGATTGTTGGTGCTTGCTGCCTGGAGCTGGTTGATCAATCGCGAAAACCTGCGTTCGCCCAACAGTATGGATGTTGCAATTTTCGGCGTCGTGGGCATCCTGTTTTTCAGCACGTTTACGCACGACTACAAATTCTCGAACAACCTGCCGCTGTCGCGATTGCTGTTCTTCTACCTCATGCCGCTGGCTTTGTATCTGGTGGTCAGAACGGCGAAAATGAGCCGTCTGGACTTGGCAGTCGTAACATTTGCTCTCGGCGGATTCGGTGTTTATCTGGCGCTCACAGGAATCGCCGAAGTCAAGCAATTCCACTCGATCGTTTTTCCTGGCTACATCGTGAACTCAAGTACTCGCGAGTTCTTTGGACGCGGGAGAGGCCCATTTCTCAATCCGGTTTCCAATGGAGTTTTTCAGGTCATCGGATTCTGCTGCATCTGGTTTTGGTGGCCGCGATCGAGCCAGCGAGTCCGATTCCTGATCCTTGGGGCGTCGGCGATTGTCGCCATCGGAATTTACGCAACGCTAACACGAAGCGTCTGGATGACGCTGATCCTTGTCAGCGGCGTGGGCATGTGGCTGACGACGTCGCAGTCCCAGAAGGGAACATTGGTGATCGTTGGAACACTTGCAGCGATCCTGCTGTTTCCTGTTGTGGGTGACAAAGTCCTGTCGTTTAAACGCGACAAAGATGTTTCGGCTTCGCAGATGTCCGAGTCCGCTCAACTGCGACCGCTGTTCTTTTCGGTTGCCATGCGTATGTTCGAAGACCGCCCGATGCTGGGATGTGGATTCGGGCAGTATGCACGCGAAAAGTATCCCTATCTGCAGGACGCGTACACGGGAAAACAGCTTTCAAAAACGAGAGGCTACTTACAACACAACGTGTTCCTGGCGTACCTTACAGAACTGGGACTGGCCGGACTGATGCTGTTGATGGTGATGCTGGGCGTGATGGCCCGGTCGGCCTGGGTGTTGTGGCTGGACCAGAAAAAATCACTGGCTCATCGGCAGTTCGGATTGCTACTCGGCGCGATGCTGCTCGGCTACAGCGTCAACGGCATGTTTCACGACACGTCAATTATGCCGATGTTGAATACGCTGCTGTTTTTCATTGCCGGAATCGTGAACAACATTCAGACGGCTCCTGCGAGCGAGTCCGAAGCGATCAGCGAATCGGCTACCACAGTTCCCACGCACCCGTCACAACGACGTGGATTCCCAGCAACAAGTTAG
- a CDS encoding CAAX prenyl protease-related protein, protein MTNRRTSGISGLFERFPWLETAAFVAPMVVHMLVPTLTDMFFDESDASVKATAYTVSVAAQIVAALILFVLFVRVWLDHFKFRLSALAVVVGVVGYVLWVWICGLHPERQFLSLFGWQEFWPTRTAFDPFTEIESSMHRNLFMVLRFTTLALIVPVAEELFLRGFLVRWIEDVDLKSVRFDNLGWPAILAPTVCSVLTHPEIAASIVWFSLVTWLMIYTKSFWNCVVAHMVTNLLLGIHVVVTGAWELW, encoded by the coding sequence ATGACAAATCGACGAACATCTGGCATTTCTGGACTTTTTGAGCGTTTCCCGTGGCTGGAAACAGCCGCGTTCGTCGCTCCTATGGTCGTGCACATGCTCGTGCCGACGCTAACTGACATGTTTTTCGACGAGAGCGACGCTTCCGTCAAAGCAACCGCCTACACGGTCTCAGTGGCGGCTCAGATCGTCGCTGCGTTGATCTTGTTTGTGCTTTTCGTCCGAGTCTGGTTGGACCATTTCAAGTTCCGTTTATCTGCCCTGGCAGTCGTGGTCGGCGTGGTTGGATACGTCTTGTGGGTCTGGATTTGCGGATTGCACCCCGAGCGACAGTTTCTGTCGCTGTTCGGATGGCAGGAGTTCTGGCCGACGCGAACGGCATTCGACCCGTTCACGGAAATCGAAAGCAGTATGCATCGCAACCTGTTCATGGTACTGCGATTCACAACGCTGGCCTTGATCGTGCCGGTGGCTGAAGAACTGTTCTTGCGCGGGTTTCTGGTGCGCTGGATCGAAGACGTTGACCTGAAGTCCGTCCGTTTCGATAACCTTGGTTGGCCAGCGATTCTTGCCCCAACGGTGTGCAGCGTCCTGACACATCCGGAAATCGCAGCCTCAATTGTCTGGTTCAGCCTTGTCACGTGGCTGATGATTTACACCAAAAGTTTTTGGAACTGCGTCGTAGCTCACATGGTGACTAACTTGTTGCTGGGAATCCACGTCGTTGTGACGGGTGCGTGGGAACTGTGGTAG